In the Thermomicrobiales bacterium genome, TCCGACGATTCTTCTCGGACGTGTACGGGCGCTCCTTGCACTCCGTGCACTCGAGCGTAATGACCATCCGGTCCGCCTTGCTCTTCTTGGCCATTATACATCACCCCGATTCCGGCCGAGGAAGGTGTCGGGCGGCCAGTGAGCCGCCCGACACGGCAATTATTCGATCTTGAAGTATACCGCAGCCTCAGCGTTGACGCTGGCTACTTGGTGATCTTGGTAACAACGCCAGCGCCGACCGTGCGACCACCCTCGCGAATCGCGAATCGTAGCCCCTCTTCGATCGCCACCGGCTGGATCAGCTCTACGTCCATCTGGATGTTGTCCCCAGGCATTACCATCTCAACACCCGCCGGCAACTGGATCGCTCCCGTGACATCCGTCGTCCGAATGTAGAACTGCGGCCGGTACCCCGGGAAGAACGGCGTGTGACGCCCACCCTCTTCCTTCGACAAGACGTACACCTCCGCCGCAAACGTCGTGTGCGGCTTGATCGACCCGGGCTTCGCCAAGACCTGCCCGCGCTCAATGTCCGCTCGCTCAACGCCCCGCAGCAAACACCCGACGTTGTCCCCGGCTTCCCCCTGGTCCAACGTCTTCTGGAACATCTCGACCCCGGTCACCACTACCGCTCGCGTCGGATGGATCCCGACGATCTCGATCGTCTCCCCAATCTTCACCAGCCCACGCTCGATCCGACCGGTCACGACCGTCCCACGTCCCTTGATCCCGAAGACGTCCTCCACCGGCATCAGGAACGGCTGGTCCACCGCTCGTGCCGGCGTCGGAATGTAGTCGTCCACCGCCTGCATCAACTCCAGGATCGGCGCATACTCCGGCGCCGTGATGTCCGTGCTCGTCGACTCCAACGCCGCAAGCGCGCTCCCACGAATGATCGGAATCTCATCCCCAGGGAAGTTGTACTGGCTCAACAACTCCCGCACTTCGAGCTCGACCAGCTCCAGCAGCTCCTCGTCGTCCATCATGTCGACTTTGTTCAGAAACACCACCATCGCCGGCACTTCTACCTGCCGCGCCAACAGAATGTGCTCCCGCGTCTGCGGCATCGGCCCGTCCGGCGCGCTCACCACCAGAATCGCACCGTCCATCTGCGCCGCACCCGTGATCATGTTCTTTACGTAGTCCGCGTGCCCGGGACAGTCCACGTGCGCGTAGTGCCGCGCGTCTGTCTCGTACTCCACATGCGAGATCGCGATCGTGATCCCACGCTCGCGCTCCTCCGGCGCATTGTCGATCGAGTCGAACGACCGGAACGCCGCCTCACCCTTGATCGCCAATGTCTTCGTGATCGCCGCCGTCAACGTCGTCTTTCCATGATCAACGTGACCAATCGTCCCAACGTTTACGTGCGGCTTCGTCCGCTCAAACTTCTGCTTCGCCACTGTCCCTCGTACCTCCTGAGCTCGGCGCGATGGTGCCATGCGCTACTGTGACAGAATGAACACGCAAAAGGCCCATCTTTACGCGTTAAAGACGGGCCGGTGGGGAGAGAGGGATTCGAACCCCCGAAGCATTGCGCAGCTGGTTTACAGCCAGCCCCCTTTGGCCACTTGGGTATCTCCCCCTGGAGCCGACGATGGGACTCGAACCCGCAACCTGCTGTTTACAAAACAGCTGCTCTGCCATTGAGCTACGTCGGCGTGCGATCGAGCACCGAGCGGAAATTGTATCGAGAGTGTCGTAGCATGTCAACGGCCAGCGTGAGCTTCACGCAGGGTTGATTTTCGATTGCTGGCATGTGGCCTTTCTGATATCGTTGTATGTTGAAGACGTACGCTGCCTACGGGCGGCATGAGAGCAAATTGCGCAGGGAGGCTGCTCGCGGATGACATTGCAGAAGACCCAGCGGGACGACATCGTTGAGAACTATCGAACCCACGACACCGATACCGGGTCACCGGAAGTTCAGATCGCGCTCCTCACCGAGCGGATCAATGGGTTGATCGAGCACCTGCGCGAACACCCGCACGACCATCATTCCCGTCGCGGGCTGCTGAAGCTCGTTGGACGGCGTCGTCGGCTGCTTGCGTATCTCAACCAGAATGATAGCGACCGATACCGGACGCTGATCGCCAGGCTTGGTCTGCGGCGCTGAGATTGCCACCGTTCGCGTCTTCAATCCGCGGCCAGAATCGTGCGAACGCCAGCCCAGGGCCAATTGGCCCTGGGCTGTTCGTGTGTTATCCCGGCTTTGGAGTAACTGGAAGGAGCTTGCCAACCATCGACGCTTGACCAACCAGGCCGATGACTTGCGTTATAGCCATCGCCAGGAACGCCGCGGAGGTGAGCGTTAGGAACTGAAGCATGGGGACGGCTCACGCCTTCAAGCTCCAGTCCCTAACCCTCACCGCGGTAGAGCCGGCGGAGCCGTTACCCGCCCGGCAATGATATGCCGCGCATTGACGCGCGGTGAGAAGTAGGGAAACAGAACAACCATGGATAATCGTCCAAACATTACCGAGATACGCCTGACTGTTGCCGGGCGCGATCTTGTCTTCGAAACAGGCAGGATCGCCGGCCTGGCCGATGGCGCCGTCACCGTACGCTACGGCGACACGCTCGTTCTTTCGACCGCCGAGGGCGAGGCCGAGCCTCGCGAGGGCATGGACTTCTTTCCGCTGACGGTGGATTACGAAGAGCGTATGTTCGCCGCTGGCAAGATTCCAGGCGGATTCATCAAGCGTGAGGGCCGACCGACCGAGCACGCGATCCTGTCGGCGCGCCTCACCGACCGCCCGATCCGGCCTCTATTCCCATCCGGCTATCGCAACGAGGTTCAGGTCATCACGACGGTTCTCTCGGCAGACCAGGTCAACGATCCAGACATCCTCTCGATCAACGGCGCTTCCGCCGCGCTGACGATCTCGAGTGTCCCGTTTCAGGGTCCAGTTGGCGCAGTCCGCGTCGGGTACGTTGACGGCCAACTCGTTATCAATCCCCTTGCGACGGAGGAGTCCAGCGAGCTCGACATCGTCGTGGCCGGCACCGCCGACGCGATCATGATGGTCGAAGGCGAGGCGCACGAGATTCCCGAGCACCTGCTTGTCGACGCGATCGCGCTCGCGCACGACGAAATCCGACGCATTGTTGATGCTCAGCTCCAGCTCCAGGCACGCGTCGGCAAGCCAAAGCGAGACCCGAAGGTCACGCCAAAGGACGAGACTGTCACCTCGAGTCTCCGCGACTATGTCGGCAGTCGACTCGACGATGCCCTGTTCAATGCCGACAAGGAAGCCCGTCAGTCGGCAACGTCAGAACTGAAACGTGACGCCGTCCAGCACTTCGTTGAGCAGGCACAGGCGTCGGGCGCAGATGCAGCTGCCGCGGCGAAGACCTATACCAACGCGTTCGAGGCGTTGATGAAGGCGACCGTTCGTAAGGCGATCCTCGATCGAGGCGATCGGCCGGATGGCCGCAACCCGTCAGAGATCCGGCCAATCTGGTGCGAGACCGGCTACTTGCCGCGCGCCCACGGGTCGGCGATCTTCACGCGTGGTCAAACCCAGGTCGTCACAGTCGCAACACTCGGCTCGACCAAGGAAGACCAGATGCTCGATGGGCTCGGCCTTGAGACATCCAAGCGTTACATGCACCACTACAACTTCCCGCCGTTCAGCGTCGGAGAGGTGCGCCGAATGCGCGGGCCTTCTCGCCGCGACATCGGCCACGGAGCGTTGGCCGAGCGCGCGCTGATCCCCGTCCTCCCCGATCAGACGGAGTTTCCGTACGTCGTTCGCGTCGTCTCCGAAGTCATGAGCTCCAACGGGTCGTCATCGATGGCGAGCGTCTGCGGCTCGACAATGGCGCTGATGGATGCAGGCGTGCCGATTGCGGCGCCGGTTGCCGGAGTGGCGATGGGCCTCATCACCGACGACTCCGGCCACTATCGCATTCTGACTGACATCCAGGGCATCGAAGACGCGCTGGGCGATATGGACTTCAAGGTCGCGGGAACCGAAGAAGGCATCACCGCGATCCAGATGGACATCAAGGTCAAGGGCATCACGACCGAGATCATGCGCGAGGCACTGGCACAGGCCCGAGAGGGTCGGCTGTACATTCTCGGCAAGATGGAGCAGGCGATTGCCGAACCCCGCACCGAACGTTCGATGTACGCGCCGAGCATCGTCTCAATGAAGATCAAGTCCGAGCAGATTGGCGCTGTGATCGGTCCGGGTGGCAAGGTGATTCGCGCCATCCAGGAGGCAACCACCACCAAGATCGATATCCAGGATGACGGCACCATCTACATCTCCGGCGTCGGCCAGGAAGCGACCGACGAGGCGATGTCCCAGATCAGGAAGATCACCTACGAGCCGCAGGTCGGCGAGCGGCTGAGCGGCCCAGTCAAGACGATCATTCCTGCCGGAGTGTTCGTCGAGATAGCGCCGGGCCGTGATGCATTCGTCCATATCTCGCAGCTCGCTGAGGAGCGAATCGAACGAGCCGAAGACGTCGTTGCCGTCGGCGACAGGATCGACGTCGTCATCACCGACGTTCGGTCAGACGGGAAGCTCGATGCATCCCGCCGCGCGGTGATCACCGGCGAGATGCCGCCCCCACGCGCTCCACGACCCAGCGGCCCGCGCCCCAGTGGCCCGCGACGCGACGGGCCGCGCCACGACGGGCCGCGCCACGATGGCCCCCGCAACGAGAGCGACCGTCCGGCGCCGCGTCAAGAGCACGCGGACGATGGTCGGCCACGCGACTCCCGCCGGCCAGGCTTCCTGAAGCCAAACGAGTAGTCCAACTGACCTGAAGCGAACGCCCGGATCGATATCGATCCGGGCGTTCTGTCATCCTCGTGAGCGGATCTGGCCGGCCGCGCCGCTATCAGATAGCTTGAAAAATCGCTCCCATGATTTGTGACTGAAACGACGAGTCTGACCAGGATATGACGAACAACGCAAACATGAGCGCGCAACAGCAGAATACGATGAAGCCGAAGACTGCAATCAGGATCCAGAAGGTGCGGCTGCGGCCAGGTTCGTGTCGCGCCGCTGGCGGGGGGGCGCCCGACCATTGCTGAGGCGTCGCGGCCCAGGCCGGCGGTGGTTGAGGTGGGGTGAGGCTCTGATCCGCCACCGACGCCGGTGGCGTCTGCATCACCGGCGGCTCATTGATCGGGCCAGAAACGATCGGCGACTGGACCGTTGGCTGCTCCGCGTCGATATCGGGGCTTTCCACGCTCGACACGGGCCCGAGACTCCCCCGCGCCGGTTGACCACCCTCAATGCGATTGCCGCAGACCGCGCAGAAGCGGGCGCCGGCCGGCAGTGGACTCCCGCAGACAGCGCAACTATCGTGACTTGTTGGGGTCTCACTCATTTCATCCCGCTCTCTCATGTTCTGTCAGGACGCCTCCGACACCGTCTCCACCGCGCTCGGCGCATCCCTCCAGCGCGAGACGCGGACCAGTCCGATGCTGCCGATCAGGATACCGAACCAGAGAGTTGCAAAGCGGATGAGCAAGGTCGCGGCGCCGGCCAGACCGGGAGTCATCGCCGGGTCGTCGATTGTAAGGAGAAGCAGGCCCGCGACGGTCAGTTCCGCTGCGCCGAGTCCGCCTGGCAGCATCGACGCGCCACCGATCCATGTTGCCGAGGCGAAGACGAAGATCCCGGCCGTAACCAGGCTCCAACTGGGGTCGATCCCCAGACCGACCAGCACCAACACAAACGCGAGACACTCACCGAGCCACGACGCGACGCCCAGGCTGACCGCAACCAGGAGTGGTCGCGGTCGCAGTAGCTCATGCGCTGAATCGTAGAGTTGCTCCAGCAGATGCACACGCGCGCCGATGCGCGTGCCTTCCAGCCACCTGAGCAGCGAATGGACTAGCTCCTCGCGCTGGATCAACACAACGACGAGGGCCATCAGGATTGTTCCGGCCACCATGATCTGCCAACCCTGGCGGAAGACTAACAACCCGAAGGACGCCAGGATGAGCAGCGCGAAGCCATCTGAGAGACGTTCGGCGAAGATAACTGGCGCGGTCCTCGCCATCGGCACGCCAGTCCGCACCCGCACAAGATACGCCTTGAGGTACTCTCCGACCTTGCCGGGGGTGAGCGCCATCGTGAATCCGGCCAGGAAGATCTGAGCAGAATCCCAACGTGTCAGCGACCGGATATCGAGCACTCGAAGGAAGTACTGCCACTTTACGAAGCGCAGCACGTAATTGATCACCGTCAGGCCCAGGATGAGAGGGAGTAGCCGCCAGTCGAAGTTACGCAGGGCATCGGCAAGGTTGCCTGCATCGAAAACGAGAACCATAGCCGCCATGACGACGACGCCGGCCAGTACCCCGATCAACAGGCGAGAACGAATCTGGTCGAACATCAGCCTCGGGTTTCTGGGTGGCAGCGGCCCGGCGTCCGCTCGTGGGGTGCGACGATCGTATGTGATCTGCAGCTCATGTGTCCAAGTATGCAGCGTTGCTCTTTGACAGGGCGAGCCGACCTTCTGTAGCATCGGAACGGAGATCCCCGTCCCACGGGGAGTGAGAAAGGTTGAATCCCGTGACACCAGAACTTCAGGCGCGCTACGAAGAGCTGCGCACTCATATAGCCGGGCTCGGCTCGGCGCTTGTCGCGTTCAGTGGCGGAGTGGACTCTGCGCTCGTGCTGAGGGTCGCACACGACGCGCTGGGCGACCGAGTTGCCGCTGGAACCGGACTCTCCGATACGTATCCCGAAGAGGAGATGCGCGAGGCGCGCGAAATCGCCAGCGAGATCGGGACGGAGTTCATCTACGCGCGGACGATGGAGCTGACGGATCCTCGCTACGCCGCCAACAACAGCCAGCGCTGCTTCTTCTGCAAGACCGAGCTCTATTCTCGTCTTGCTGAGATCGCCCAGGAACGCGGATATGAATGGTTGCTCGACGGAACGAACGCCGACGATCTCGGCGATCATCGTCCGGGCATGCGCGCCGCCCGCAACTGGAACGTCCGTAGCCCGTTGGCCGAGCTTGGGTTCCGCAAGAAGGAGATTCGCGAGCTTTCGGCGGGGCTGAACCTGCGCACCTGGGACAAGCCGTCGTTTGCCTGCCTGTCCTCACGCTTCGCCTACGGCGACCCGATTACCGTCGAGAAGCTGAAGATCGTCGCAAAGGCGGAGACGGCCATGCGCGGGCTTGGCTTCCGTGGCTTCCGGGTGCGGCATCACGAAATGGTCGCGCGGATCGAGCTGCCGGAGGCCGACTTCGTCCGCGCGATGGAGCTGCGCGAGGAGATCGTCGCGGCAATGCGCGAGGCAGGCTATGCCTATGCGGCGCTTGACCTCGCCGGGTTCCGGTCTGGCAGCCAGAATCTGATGTTGCGTCCGAAGGTTGTCGCCGCGTCGACAGCAGAGGGGTAGACGGCGCACCGGAGACGATCCGGCGCGCCCCAGCTCTATCTATTCTCCCCAGGTTTCGCGAAGGATGCGGACCCAGTTTTCGTGGGCGATCTTGCGAAGCGACTCGTCGTCGTAGCCACGATCCTGAAGCTCCTGCATCAGCTTCGGCAAGCCAGCCGCGTCGCGCAGGTCAGTCGGCATCTGCGCGCCATCGAAGTCGGAACCCATCGCTACGCCGTCGATGCCGAGCTTTTCAACGAGGTGATCGACGTGATCGGCCATGATCGACAACGGCATGTCTGCGTCGCGGCCGCCATCTGGCCGAAGGAAGCCGACGTTGAAGTTCAGGCCAACGATCCCGCGGCTGTCGCGAATCGCGTCGAGCTGCTTGTCGGTCAGGTTCCGCGGGCTCGCGCAGATCACATGCGCGTTGGAATGGGTTGCGACCAGGGGATCCTCGCTGATCGCCGCGACGTCCCAGAAGCCCTTCTCGTTGAGGTGTGACATGTCAATCATCACCCCAAGGCGATTGCAGTCGCGAACGAGCTGCTTGCCGGCTTCGGTCAGCCCGTCGCCAACATCGGGGCTGCTGGGAAAACGAAATGGCACCCCCTCCGAGAACCGGTTCTGCCGGCTCCAGGTGAGCCCGAGAGAACGCAAGCCAGCCTGATAGAACACCTCGAGCGCGTCGCCTTCGGTATCCAGCGGTTCGGCGCCCTCGAAGTGCAACACCATCGTGAAGACGCCCTCGTCGAGATTGCGCTGCAGCTCAGCTGCTGTGCGGGCGATGCGAATCTTGCCCTCTGATTCTCGCTCGGCACGGAACAGCCTGGCGAGGTGGCTCATCGCCTGCCCCTGCGCATATTCGAGTGTCATCATCGGCGGGCGCTTCGACTCGTCCAGATATCGTCCCATCGCCGCCTTTGCGCGCTCCTCGGGGTCGGCGTCCAGAACCTCGTCCGGCAGCGGGTCGGCAATGTAGACGGCAAAGAAGCCGCCGCCCAGACCACCCTCGGCGGCGCGTGGCAGGTCGATGTGACCTTCGTCGGATCGTTCGAAGATCGACCGCCCGCCGGCCATGCTCAGGACAGTGTCGTTATGTCCATCAAAGATCAGCGGAAACCTGTTCGTGCTCATTCGTGTCTCCTCCTGCTGGCGCGGCCGTCGTTACTACGGCCAGTCGCCAGCATACCCGGGCAGGCATCAGCGGTCGATAGCCACATCACCATCCCGCGACCGAGGTGTTTCGGATTCGCCGACTTCGATCCCGGAGCAAGATCCTTCGATCCAGGCGAGGATCGGGCGGCCGCTTTGACGCCGGCCCACTCCGCTGCTAGAGTCGCTCGCGGCGGGCGGGAAGGAGTACTTCCCTACTGAACACCGCAACACGGGAGGTTCCATGAGCGACGATACCTCGTTGAATCTGGGTCTACTGAAAAGCCTCTGCGAGTCGGCCGGAATTCCCGGCCGAGAGGACGCGATCCGCGACATCGTCGTCGCCGAGATGCGCGGGCTCGTCGATGATGTGTCGGTGGACGCGCTCGGCAACGTCGTCGGCGTCCGGAAGGGCACTGGCGGGCCTCGGGTCATGCTGATGGCTCACATGGATGAGATCGGCTTCATCGTCAGACACATCGACGACAAGGGCTTCATTCGAGTTCATCCAGCCGGGGGATTCGATCCACGCGTCTTGCCTGCCCAGCGCGTTCTCGTTCACGGGTATGCAGGGGAACCGCTTCTCGGGGTGCTGACGACCGCCGCGAAGCCGATCCATCTTCTGAGCCCTGGTGAGATCAAGCCACCAACGGTCGAAGAGCTCTACGTCGATGTGGGCCTCGCCGCCGATGAGGTCCGGGCGCGAGTTGAAATCGGCGATGTGGTAACGATGCAGCGCACGGTCGAGATGATCGGCAACAACGTTATGGGCAAGGCGTTCGACGACCGGATCTGCGTGTTCCAGATGCTGGAGGCACTCCGCAAGCTGGATGGCCCGGTCGCGGCCGAGATCATCGCTGTTGCCACAACTCAGGAAGAGGTCGGGCTCCGAGGGGCTACAACATCGTCGTATCACGTCGACCCCGATATCGGAATCGCGCTGGACGTGACGCTTGCGCGAGATATCCCTGACACGAAGGACCAGGACACGGTCACAAAGCTGGGCGCTGGCGTCGCGATCAAGATCATGGATACCGCCTCGATCTCGAATTACCGGCTCGTCCGGCATATGCGCGAGGTCGCGCATGCAGCCGGTATCGATTACCAACTGGAGATCCTCCCACGTGGCGGCACCGACGCAGGCGCGGTGCAACGAACCCGCGGCGGCGTCGCGGCGATCACGATGTCGATCCCGACACGGTATGTCCACACCGTCAACGAGATGTGCTCGCGAAGCGACATCCAGGCGGCCATCGACCTGCTGGCCGAGTACCTCCGGCACGCCCACGAGGGCGTCTACGGATACGACGCCAGCCAGGCCTGATCGTCAAAGCTACTCGATCAGAAGAAGCACCCGCGGGCGGTCGCCCGCGGGTGCTGTCGGTTCCCAGGCAAATCACCGGGCCGGCCGGGTTCGTCATGACCCGACCTTGTCACTACCAGGCAGCGACGCTATAGTATCTATATGTACGTACACTCTGAACAAACCCAGGACAGCGAACAGATGACGATCGTTGACGCGCACCGGCGATTCATCGACGAGGATCTGCGCCTGTCGCCCCGTTCTCGGCGTACGTACGACTATTCGCTCCGGCGATTCCTCGACGTGATCATCCGGGATTTCGGGCTCGATCCGGCGACCGCGCCGGTGACCGATCTGACGATCGAGCATGTCACCGCGTTCGTGGCGTCCGAGATGCCCCGCGATCTTCGGACTCCCGAGGAGGTCTCGAGGATGCGCACGGTTCAAACGCAGTTAGCTGCGGTGCGCAAGTGGTACGCCTACCTCGCCGCCTACGACTTCCACCCGGATCTGCCAAACGACAAGTTGCGGACGAGGGTCCGTGCGATGATGCCGCGGTTTACTCCACCCCCGCCGGATATTCATCTCGACGACATCAAATGCATCGTGGACTACACGCTGAATCGGCCACACGAGACGCGGCCCCATCTGGAGCTTCGCCGCCTCAAGGTGCGGGCGATGATCCTGTTTCTCTACCGCACCGGCGTCCGGGTCTCGGAGTTCTGTGCCCTCCGGCGCCGCGACATCGACCTCGAGCGCGGGGAGGCATCGATCTATCGGGCGAAGGGTGGGAAAAGCCGGACGGTTCTGTTCGACGCGGCGACCGCCGAGGCGCTTGTCTCGTACTGGACAGCCCGCGGCGACCAGGGGCGAGGAACGGGCGCCTTTCCTGCCTTCTCCGGACGTGACAAACTTGGAGAACCGGGGCGCAACATCGCGCCCCGCACCGTCGAGCATATCGTCGCCGAACTAAGCACAGCAGCCGGAGTCGAGACGGAGATCACACCCCACTCGTTTCGACATGGCCTGGCGTCCGAGCTCGTTCGCCGGCGCGTCCGTGAATCAACTGTGCAGACGCTCCTGGGCCACGCGTCCCCGGCGACCACGAGGATCTATGTTCATAAGACCGCGCAGGAAGTTGCAGACGAATATCAGGATGCGTTCGGCCAGTACCGCAAACCGGCCGGCGCGTAGCGTCGCGGTCCTCTTCGCCACACTGCTACTTCTCTCTGGTTGCGCCGCGCCACGCGTCATACGCGAGACGCCAACCACCATCGCTCCGGAGACTCCTACGCCGGTTGCGATTGCCAGCCCCACGCTCGCCAGCCCGACCGTGTCGCCGACGACAGATGCCAGGAGCTACACCGTCGATCGAGTGGCGCTGGCAACCCGCGTCGACGCCAACGGGGCGCCGATTGTCGAGACGACCGTCGTCTCCGAGACGGCGCGGCAGATCTTCCTGTGCGTCCACGTCCTCGGCATCTGGCCAGGAGCGCCATTTCGCGCCTACTGGATTGAGAACGACCAGGTAATCGGCCAGAGCGACGCACTGGCGATCGAGACGCAGGGCCGACCCACCTGGGTCGCGCTCGAATATCGACCGCCGTTTGCGCTCAAACCGGACGCGGACTACGCGGTCGAGCTGCTAATTGACAATCAGAAGATCAATCGGTTTGTCTTCCGGGCCGGCAAGGGAGATCCGGCCAAGGCGGTGGCGGAGGCGGCGTTCGCGACGGGATTCAATACTTCGGGGAAGCCCACCGGCGTGCGCACAAGCTTTCCTGCCGACGCAACGGAGTTGATCTTCCGAGCGCGAGTATCCAACATGGTCGATCCCACTGGCTGGATCTTTACCACGCTCTGGTATCGCGACGACGTTCTGGTAGCGCAGCTCGGTCCAGACGAAACGGACAACGGCCGACTGCTTTCGTTCACGCTACGCCCCGGCGGCGATTTTCCGCCCGGCCCATACGCTGTGGCGTTATTGCTAAATGGCATCGAAGCGCGCATCGTGCCGTTTGAGATTACGTCGGCTTCGAACGTGCCGGCCGACGATACAGCTGGCACACCGTCTACGCCGGCGAGCAGCAATGCGCGGGTCACCAGAGCCGTGCTGACCGATCGAGTCGATTCACAATCGAACGCGCCCGAGGGTGACGAGATTACCGTCTGGAACGCGGTCGGCCGGACGACCGCGGATCTCTGGCTGGCAGTCGCGGTAACCCGGCTGACGCGCGACGACATCGTCGAGATCCGCGTGAACCAGACCGGGACGCTCTACGCCAACCAGCGACTTCCGCGCCAGGCAGTCGCGTCGGGCTGGGTCTCCGCGCCGATCAGCCTCAGCGTGCCGTCAGTGCCAGATGGTCCGGTCGAGTACACGCTCACCGTGCTGTTGAATGGCAATCGGACGCAGACAGTTACCGTCCTGGTCGTTCCCGTCACTCGCTAGTCTCGGCGTCGCCATCCTGGCTTGGCGAGTTCAGCGCATAACGCTCGACGAGCACCGGCATCTCACGATGGAACTGGCTGTTCGCGACAACCCGCGTAACGCCAGCCATTTTCGCCGCGCGAAGCGTCTCGACCTCTTTGTGTGGCCCAAAGACGAGCACCGGGATGCCCGAAGCAGCGATCTGCCCGATGCGCTCCCAACTCTCGCCTGTGTCCACGGCCGTGCCATCGACTACGACGAGCCGGACATCGCCGCTCGCCAGACCATCGGATACCTCTCCGATAGAGCGCGTGAGGACGGCGTTGTACCCGAGTCGTCGCAAGGTAACGCGGATATTGACCGAGAAGAACAGATCGCTGAACAACACAATGACCGTGCCGCGCTCTGTCGGCGGAGAGGGCGGTCGGGCTTCGCTCGTCACCGGGGCAGCTCCAGTCACCGATCAGTCGGCCGGCAGTTCCAGCTCGTCGACCAGATCCCGGGCGGCGTGGAGCCACTGAGGATCGGTGTCGTCCGGGACCGAGCAGCCGTTCGCAAGGATGAGCTTCCGCCCGCCTGTCTGCCGGATCGCATCCTCGGCCTCGGAGCGGATCTCGGCGTCGGGTCCATTCGACAACGCGCCGAACTCGTGCCAGCCGCCCATCAGGCAGAGGTCCGTCTTTGCGCGCGCGTCCGCGAGGCTCGGGCCGGCCAGACGATCGGACCACGACAACACCTGAACCGGGTAGTCAAGCACGTCATCGAAGAACAGATCGCGGTCACCGTGGACATGGACGATATTGAGCCAGCTATCGCGCGCGCCCTGGAGAGCCAGCAGGTCGTACGGCCGCCCGAGCTCACGGTATTCTGCGGCGCTCATGACGGAACTGGCGCATCCCTGGAGAGCGAAGAAGACACCGTCGGCGCCGGAGTCGATGCAGTCCTGGATATGAGCTCGCAGGTTCTCGGCGATCGTGGCCAACGCTTCGTGGACGGCGCTGGGATTCGTGCGAGCATGCTCGAGGAACAGATCGTACGACTCGGCGAAGTGAAGCGCCTCACAGAGCGGTGAAAACACCGTCATCACAATCGGCGTCTCGTAACCGACGGCGTCG is a window encoding:
- a CDS encoding M42 family metallopeptidase, which encodes MSDDTSLNLGLLKSLCESAGIPGREDAIRDIVVAEMRGLVDDVSVDALGNVVGVRKGTGGPRVMLMAHMDEIGFIVRHIDDKGFIRVHPAGGFDPRVLPAQRVLVHGYAGEPLLGVLTTAAKPIHLLSPGEIKPPTVEELYVDVGLAADEVRARVEIGDVVTMQRTVEMIGNNVMGKAFDDRICVFQMLEALRKLDGPVAAEIIAVATTQEEVGLRGATTSSYHVDPDIGIALDVTLARDIPDTKDQDTVTKLGAGVAIKIMDTASISNYRLVRHMREVAHAAGIDYQLEILPRGGTDAGAVQRTRGGVAAITMSIPTRYVHTVNEMCSRSDIQAAIDLLAEYLRHAHEGVYGYDASQA
- a CDS encoding tyrosine-type recombinase/integrase, whose amino-acid sequence is MTIVDAHRRFIDEDLRLSPRSRRTYDYSLRRFLDVIIRDFGLDPATAPVTDLTIEHVTAFVASEMPRDLRTPEEVSRMRTVQTQLAAVRKWYAYLAAYDFHPDLPNDKLRTRVRAMMPRFTPPPPDIHLDDIKCIVDYTLNRPHETRPHLELRRLKVRAMILFLYRTGVRVSEFCALRRRDIDLERGEASIYRAKGGKSRTVLFDAATAEALVSYWTARGDQGRGTGAFPAFSGRDKLGEPGRNIAPRTVEHIVAELSTAAGVETEITPHSFRHGLASELVRRRVRESTVQTLLGHASPATTRIYVHKTAQEVADEYQDAFGQYRKPAGA
- a CDS encoding uroporphyrinogen decarboxylase family protein; the encoded protein is MAMMMDEMTKTERVMAAVMGEEVDRIPVCFWHHFKPGGSGRRMAEATLEFFEAEFDLDILKIMPDLPYPFPRRSVRTPEDWRLIEPIEIVRSRFFHQRAVAIQALRDAVGYETPIVMTVFSPLCEALHFAESYDLFLEHARTNPSAVHEALATIAENLRAHIQDCIDSGADGVFFALQGCASSVMSAAEYRELGRPYDLLALQGARDSWLNIVHVHGDRDLFFDDVLDYPVQVLSWSDRLAGPSLADARAKTDLCLMGGWHEFGALSNGPDAEIRSEAEDAIRQTGGRKLILANGCSVPDDTDPQWLHAARDLVDELELPAD